Proteins co-encoded in one Papaver somniferum cultivar HN1 chromosome 5, ASM357369v1, whole genome shotgun sequence genomic window:
- the LOC113281192 gene encoding uncharacterized protein LOC113281192 isoform X2: MELRNLSKKRRRIELDSSGFVILRIQNPPSPLILATTASDSIIHLKSDSLYTIGRCNRYCDFVYEDSRISNRHCQILFDSNQNKLFIIDGFVNNCCSSSEIGDFFRVRKCNNKEGFVRASTNGVFVNGIRVKKGGVFDIFVGDSVSFVKTGSTFEPSFCILVEKIVCKEDVLCRNQIGYDGCSTSSCKWLLEERPKTIVGGFGFGRRRRNEDLIDRAVFLLNQCRETLHSVDPVAHLRRCCMLLSNEREMARMENGHPHYSAVVFGFPDTDVVGSGLRCDSDKVVCRDNGSDLNLKSGLKALGSSSGKKFYLNRIKYVDHDAVSNQHEVVSLPELLHPVASLLRVFIATFTNDVLWFLSCCEVPTHLPITIACHNTERCWSSDLDKRTSAPYPEYPNLVLVYPQFPEVIAFGKDRTKQGIACHHPKLLVLQREDSIRIVVTSANLVSKQWNDVTNTVWWQDFPRRREADYSSLFTHFTDGDKSFKSDFAAQLAGFVASLLSDVPSQAQWIAELTKYDFSGAVGHLVASVPGMHKHKNPYPLEPMNFLSAKHCSSRSFGTKFLGSVEASVVGLKYRFHTSADSNGAQLKTLAAFLRRCQENAFGMSEVLLRRNTNIPADSNAVSVLICDLDEASEGDCIQLGFLPRNIANWVAPLCDSGLFSFTACIYPKEALAAALEGSNSKVQLILYVAQGPKFHEISTLIKPVHVAAICSLLASVQRCSGIWRLREVLDQYKWPELLETDFIYGSSSIGTSIDPKFLAAFAGAAGKRSPQYADSEESDPEWGVWNANQEAQNPSMRILFPTIQRVKDAPCGIWPSRRLLCFSEKTWQRLKTVDMLRDSIPHPKCRVARRRFRSKSGKSSFGWVYCGSHNFSPAAWGRPVAAPSTERTDKSTGTTSSQSSRLHICNYELGIIFVVPPSDKNSKSTGLDDIVLPFVVPAPKYRHCDIPATAKAMREALAELGELEKKNIENQAGEEVEETMTLMEDEVPEEEEVVEMTNYVPEEKDEEKAYAETLWSQVDSSES; encoded by the exons ATGGAATTAAGAAATTTGAGTAAGAAAAGGAGGAGAATCGAGTTAGATTCTTCAGGATTCGTAATCCTGAGAATTCAAAACCCTCCTTCTCCTCTGATTTTAGCCACCACCGCCTCTGATTCCATTATTCATTTGAAATCTGATTCACTTTACACAATTGGTCGTTGTAATCGTTACTGTGATTTTGTATATGAAGATTCTAGAATTAGCAATCGTCACTGTCAAATTCTCTTTGATAGTAatcaaaacaagctttttatcatAGACGGATTCGTTAACAACTGTTGTTCTTCGAgtgaaattggggattttttccGGGTTCGGAAATGTAATAATAAAGAGGGTTTTGTTAGAGCTTCTACAAATGGGGTCTTTGTTAATGGTATTAGGGTTAAGAAAGGTGGTGTCTTTGATATTTTTGTTGGTGATAGTGTTTCATTTGTAAAAACTGGGTCAACGTTCGAACCGAGTTTCTGTATTTTAGTGGAAAAGATTGTTTGCAAAGAGGATGTTTTGTGTCGGAATCAGATTGGGTATGATGGTTGTAGTACTAGTAGTTGTAAGTGGTTACTGGAGGAGCGCCCAAAAACCATTGTTGGAGGTTTTGGGTTTGGAAGGAGGCGGAGAAATGAAGACTTGATTGACCGGGCAGTTTTTCTTTTGAATCAATGTAGAGAGACATTGCACAGTGTCGACCCAGTGGCGCACTTAAGGCGATGTTGTATGCTTTTGAGTAATGAGAGAGAAATGGCAAGGATGGAAAATGGACATCCCCATTATTCTGCAGTTGTTTTTGGCTTTCCCGATACGGATGTAGTTGGCAGTGGTTTAAGATGTGATTCTGACAAAGTTGTTTGTCGAGATAATGGTAGTGATTTGAATTTGAAGTCTGGTCTGAAGGCACTAGGTTCATCATCTGGTAAGAAGTTTTATCTAAACCGTATCAAGTATGTGGACCATGATGCTGTATCCAATCAGCATGAAGTAGTGTCTCTACCAGAGCTTCTTCATCCTGTTGCAAGCCTTTTGCGTGTATTTATTGCGACATTTACGAATGATGTTTTATG GTTTTTGTCATGTTGTGAAGTTCCCACTCATCTACCAATAACTATTGCATGTCATAACACAGAGAGGTGCTGGAGTTCAGACCTAGATAAAAGAACCTCAGCACCCTACCCGGAATATCCCAACTTAGTACTAGT TTATCCTCAGTTTCCTGAAGTTATAGCTTTTGGAAAAGACCGCACAAAACAAGGTATTGCATGCCATCATCCAAAATTGCTGGTCTTGCAAAGGGAAGATAGCATACGCATTGTTGTTACTTCGGCAAATTTAGTCTCAAAGCag TGGAATGATGTGACAAATACTGTTTGGTGGCAAGACTTTCCTCGTAGAAGGGAGGCTGATTACTCATCTCTCTTTACACATTTTACTGATGGGGACAAAAGCTTCAAATCTGACTTTGCTGCTCAGCTAGCTGGGTTTGTAGCATCACTTCTCAGTGATGTACCTAGCCAGGCACAGTGGATTGCAGAGTTGACTAAATATGACTTTTCTGGGGCCGTTGGTCATCTGGTTGCTTCAGTTCCAGGAATGCATAAACACAAGAATCCGTATCCGTTGGAGCCTATGAACTTTCTGTCT GCCAAACATTGTTCATCACGGTCATTTGGCACGAAATTCCTTGGTTCTGTCGAAGCTTCTGTAGTTGGCCTAAAGTACCGTTTTCATACCAGTGCTGATTCAAATGGTGCACAGCTTAAAACATTGGCTGCTTTTCTTAGAAGGTGCCAGGAAAATGCATTTGGGATGTCAGAAGTTCTCTTAAGAAGAAACACTAATATACCTGCCGACTCAAATGCTGTTAGTGTTCTCATCTGCGACCTTGACGAAGCGTCCGAGGGAG ATTGCATTCAACTAGGCTTTTTGCCGAGAAATATAGCAAATTGGGTTGCTCCGCTGTGTGATTCTGGTCTTTTTAGTTTTACTGCGTGCATTTATCCAAAGGAAGCACTTGCAGCTGCTTTAGAAGGAAGCAACAGCAAAGTACAGTTGATACTTTACGTGGCACAG GGGCCTAAATTTCATGAAATATCAACTTTGATAAAACCAGTACATGTTGCTGCCATATGCTCTCTTCTTGCATCTGTGCAGAGGTGCTCGGGTATTTGGCGCTTAAGGGAG GTTTTAGATCAATACAAATGGCCTGAACTACTTGAAACTGATTTTATATACG GTTCATCCTCCATTGGGACATCAATTGACCCGAAATTCCTAGCTGCTTTTGCGGGAGCAGCTGGAAAGAGATCACCCCAGTATGCTGATTCAGAAGAATCTGATCCAGAG TGGGGGGTCTGGAATGCGAATCAAGAGGCACAAAATCCATCTATGAGAATCCTATTCCCTACTATTCAACGAGTTAAGGATGCACCTTGTGGGATTTGGCCCTCTAGACGGCTTCTTTGCTTCTCAGAG AAAACATGGCAAAGGCTGAAAACTGTAGATATGTTGCGTGATTCCATTCCTCATCCGAAGTGCAGA GTGGCCAGAAGACGCTTCAGATCTAAGTCAGGTAAATCCTCATTTGGTTGGGTGTATTGTGGTTCGCATAACTTCAGCCCAGCAGCTTGGGGACGTCCAGTAGCTGCGCCATCTACAGAAAGAACAGATAAATCTACCGGAACCACCTCTAGTCAAAGCTCAAGACTACACATCTGTAATTACGAGCTTGGAATTATATTTGTTGTCCCCCCTTCTGATAAGAACTCCAAGTCTACCGGCTTGGACGACATTGTTTTGCCATTTGTTGTGCCTGCTCCAAAATATCGGCATTGTGACATACCAGCAACTGCAAAGGCTATGAGGGAGGCCTTGGCAGAACTTGGTGAGCTAGAGAAGAAAAATATTGAAAATCAAGCAGGGGAAGAAGTGGAAGAGACTATGACATTGATGGAAGACGAGGTACCAGAAGAAGAGGAAGTTGTTGAGATGACTAATTATGTTCCCGAAGAGAAGGACGAAGAAAAGGCTTACGCCGAAACCCTTTGGAGCCAAGTTGATTCATCTGAGAGTTGA
- the LOC113278869 gene encoding uncharacterized protein LOC113278869: MAEDDYEDIRGDKFDLHACYRVLEERNPGPVGRGVVIRNDNALVLGSLAQALGIDNSTSAEFWGAIHAFRIAQLKGMRKIWFECDSMHVIMVLSNSSLIPLRLLVHLENCLRHLSSIQFRFSYIYREGNSVADLLAKWGATSGS; this comes from the exons ATGGCCGAAGATGATTATGAGGATATCCGTGGCGATAAGTTTGACCTTCATGCTTGCTATCGTGTCTTGGAAGAAA GAAATCCTGGTCCCGTAGGTCGTGGAGTGGTGATTAGAAACGACAATGCTTTGGTTTTGGGAAGTCTTGCTCAAGCTTTAGGTATTGATAACTCAACTTCGGCGGAGTTCTGGGGTGCAATTCACGCCTTTCGTATAGCGCAACTGAAAGGAATGAGAAAAATCTGGTTCGAGTGCGACTCTATGCACGTTATTATGGTATTGTCCAACTCTTCTTTGATTCCTTTGAGGCTTTTAGTTCACTTGGAGAATTGTTTAAGACACTTATCTTCAATTCAATTCAGATTCTCGTATATTTATAGAGAAGGAAATTCGGTAGCAGATTTACTTGCTAAATGGGGTGCAACTTCAGGGTCTTAA
- the LOC113281192 gene encoding uncharacterized protein LOC113281192 isoform X1 translates to MELRNLSKKRRRIELDSSGFVILRIQNPPSPLILATTASDSIIHLKSDSLYTIGRCNRYCDFVYEDSRISNRHCQILFDSNQNKLFIIDGFVNNCCSSSEIGDFFRVRKCNNKEGFVRASTNGVFVNGIRVKKGGVFDIFVGDSVSFVKTGSTFEPSFCILVEKIVCKEDVLCRNQIGYDGCSTSSCKWLLEERPKTIVGGFGFGRRRRNEDLIDRAVFLLNQCRETLHSVDPVAHLRRCCMLLSNEREMARMENGHPHYSAVVFGFPDTDVVGSGLRCDSDKVVCRDNGSDLNLKSGLKALGSSSGKKFYLNRIKYVDHDAVSNQHEVVSLPELLHPVASLLRVFIATFTNDVLWFLSCCEVPTHLPITIACHNTERCWSSDLDKRTSAPYPEYPNLVLVYPQFPEVIAFGKDRTKQGIACHHPKLLVLQREDSIRIVVTSANLVSKQWNDVTNTVWWQDFPRRREADYSSLFTHFTDGDKSFKSDFAAQLAGFVASLLSDVPSQAQWIAELTKYDFSGAVGHLVASVPGMHKHKNPYPLEPMNFLSAKHCSSRSFGTKFLGSVEASVVGLKYRFHTSADSNGAQLKTLAAFLRRCQENAFGMSEVLLRRNTNIPADSNAVSVLICDLDEASEGDCIQLGFLPRNIANWVAPLCDSGLFSFTACIYPKEALAAALEGSNSKVQLILYVAQGPKFHEISTLIKPVHVAAICSLLASVQRCSGIWRLREVLDQYKWPELLETDFIYGSSSIGTSIDPKFLAAFAGAAGKRSPQYADSEESDPEWGVWNANQEAQNPSMRILFPTIQRVKDAPCGIWPSRRLLCFSEKTWQRLKTVDMLRDSIPHPKCRVGYPMHVKVARRRFRSKSGKSSFGWVYCGSHNFSPAAWGRPVAAPSTERTDKSTGTTSSQSSRLHICNYELGIIFVVPPSDKNSKSTGLDDIVLPFVVPAPKYRHCDIPATAKAMREALAELGELEKKNIENQAGEEVEETMTLMEDEVPEEEEVVEMTNYVPEEKDEEKAYAETLWSQVDSSES, encoded by the exons ATGGAATTAAGAAATTTGAGTAAGAAAAGGAGGAGAATCGAGTTAGATTCTTCAGGATTCGTAATCCTGAGAATTCAAAACCCTCCTTCTCCTCTGATTTTAGCCACCACCGCCTCTGATTCCATTATTCATTTGAAATCTGATTCACTTTACACAATTGGTCGTTGTAATCGTTACTGTGATTTTGTATATGAAGATTCTAGAATTAGCAATCGTCACTGTCAAATTCTCTTTGATAGTAatcaaaacaagctttttatcatAGACGGATTCGTTAACAACTGTTGTTCTTCGAgtgaaattggggattttttccGGGTTCGGAAATGTAATAATAAAGAGGGTTTTGTTAGAGCTTCTACAAATGGGGTCTTTGTTAATGGTATTAGGGTTAAGAAAGGTGGTGTCTTTGATATTTTTGTTGGTGATAGTGTTTCATTTGTAAAAACTGGGTCAACGTTCGAACCGAGTTTCTGTATTTTAGTGGAAAAGATTGTTTGCAAAGAGGATGTTTTGTGTCGGAATCAGATTGGGTATGATGGTTGTAGTACTAGTAGTTGTAAGTGGTTACTGGAGGAGCGCCCAAAAACCATTGTTGGAGGTTTTGGGTTTGGAAGGAGGCGGAGAAATGAAGACTTGATTGACCGGGCAGTTTTTCTTTTGAATCAATGTAGAGAGACATTGCACAGTGTCGACCCAGTGGCGCACTTAAGGCGATGTTGTATGCTTTTGAGTAATGAGAGAGAAATGGCAAGGATGGAAAATGGACATCCCCATTATTCTGCAGTTGTTTTTGGCTTTCCCGATACGGATGTAGTTGGCAGTGGTTTAAGATGTGATTCTGACAAAGTTGTTTGTCGAGATAATGGTAGTGATTTGAATTTGAAGTCTGGTCTGAAGGCACTAGGTTCATCATCTGGTAAGAAGTTTTATCTAAACCGTATCAAGTATGTGGACCATGATGCTGTATCCAATCAGCATGAAGTAGTGTCTCTACCAGAGCTTCTTCATCCTGTTGCAAGCCTTTTGCGTGTATTTATTGCGACATTTACGAATGATGTTTTATG GTTTTTGTCATGTTGTGAAGTTCCCACTCATCTACCAATAACTATTGCATGTCATAACACAGAGAGGTGCTGGAGTTCAGACCTAGATAAAAGAACCTCAGCACCCTACCCGGAATATCCCAACTTAGTACTAGT TTATCCTCAGTTTCCTGAAGTTATAGCTTTTGGAAAAGACCGCACAAAACAAGGTATTGCATGCCATCATCCAAAATTGCTGGTCTTGCAAAGGGAAGATAGCATACGCATTGTTGTTACTTCGGCAAATTTAGTCTCAAAGCag TGGAATGATGTGACAAATACTGTTTGGTGGCAAGACTTTCCTCGTAGAAGGGAGGCTGATTACTCATCTCTCTTTACACATTTTACTGATGGGGACAAAAGCTTCAAATCTGACTTTGCTGCTCAGCTAGCTGGGTTTGTAGCATCACTTCTCAGTGATGTACCTAGCCAGGCACAGTGGATTGCAGAGTTGACTAAATATGACTTTTCTGGGGCCGTTGGTCATCTGGTTGCTTCAGTTCCAGGAATGCATAAACACAAGAATCCGTATCCGTTGGAGCCTATGAACTTTCTGTCT GCCAAACATTGTTCATCACGGTCATTTGGCACGAAATTCCTTGGTTCTGTCGAAGCTTCTGTAGTTGGCCTAAAGTACCGTTTTCATACCAGTGCTGATTCAAATGGTGCACAGCTTAAAACATTGGCTGCTTTTCTTAGAAGGTGCCAGGAAAATGCATTTGGGATGTCAGAAGTTCTCTTAAGAAGAAACACTAATATACCTGCCGACTCAAATGCTGTTAGTGTTCTCATCTGCGACCTTGACGAAGCGTCCGAGGGAG ATTGCATTCAACTAGGCTTTTTGCCGAGAAATATAGCAAATTGGGTTGCTCCGCTGTGTGATTCTGGTCTTTTTAGTTTTACTGCGTGCATTTATCCAAAGGAAGCACTTGCAGCTGCTTTAGAAGGAAGCAACAGCAAAGTACAGTTGATACTTTACGTGGCACAG GGGCCTAAATTTCATGAAATATCAACTTTGATAAAACCAGTACATGTTGCTGCCATATGCTCTCTTCTTGCATCTGTGCAGAGGTGCTCGGGTATTTGGCGCTTAAGGGAG GTTTTAGATCAATACAAATGGCCTGAACTACTTGAAACTGATTTTATATACG GTTCATCCTCCATTGGGACATCAATTGACCCGAAATTCCTAGCTGCTTTTGCGGGAGCAGCTGGAAAGAGATCACCCCAGTATGCTGATTCAGAAGAATCTGATCCAGAG TGGGGGGTCTGGAATGCGAATCAAGAGGCACAAAATCCATCTATGAGAATCCTATTCCCTACTATTCAACGAGTTAAGGATGCACCTTGTGGGATTTGGCCCTCTAGACGGCTTCTTTGCTTCTCAGAG AAAACATGGCAAAGGCTGAAAACTGTAGATATGTTGCGTGATTCCATTCCTCATCCGAAGTGCAGAGTAGGCTATCCCATGCATGTGAAG GTGGCCAGAAGACGCTTCAGATCTAAGTCAGGTAAATCCTCATTTGGTTGGGTGTATTGTGGTTCGCATAACTTCAGCCCAGCAGCTTGGGGACGTCCAGTAGCTGCGCCATCTACAGAAAGAACAGATAAATCTACCGGAACCACCTCTAGTCAAAGCTCAAGACTACACATCTGTAATTACGAGCTTGGAATTATATTTGTTGTCCCCCCTTCTGATAAGAACTCCAAGTCTACCGGCTTGGACGACATTGTTTTGCCATTTGTTGTGCCTGCTCCAAAATATCGGCATTGTGACATACCAGCAACTGCAAAGGCTATGAGGGAGGCCTTGGCAGAACTTGGTGAGCTAGAGAAGAAAAATATTGAAAATCAAGCAGGGGAAGAAGTGGAAGAGACTATGACATTGATGGAAGACGAGGTACCAGAAGAAGAGGAAGTTGTTGAGATGACTAATTATGTTCCCGAAGAGAAGGACGAAGAAAAGGCTTACGCCGAAACCCTTTGGAGCCAAGTTGATTCATCTGAGAGTTGA